TAACGCCTTCCTCCATGGTCACCTTCACGAGCAGGTTTTCTGTCAGCAGCCTACAAGATTTGTTGATCCGACGTCTCCATATCATGTGTCCATACTTCTGTGCTCGTTATACGGGCTCAAGCAGGGTCCTCGCTCCTGGTACCAGCGCATCGTGGTGTTCCTACATCAACTCGTGTTTCAGTCTATACGCTCTGATGCCTCGCTGTTTGTCTATCACTAGGGCGCCGACACTGCATATCTGCTCCTCTACGTCGATGACATCATCCTAAGAGCCTGCACACTTGGCCTTCTCTGTCGGCTCACTGACCGTCTTCGTGCTGAGTTCACCATCAAGGACATGGGTCCTTTGCACTACTACCTAGGTGTTGAGGTCATGTGTGGTCCTGATGGCTTCTTCCTTCATCAGCGGAAGTATGCTCATGAGCTTCTTGACCATGCTGGGATGCTTCATTGCAAACCCGCGACCACGCGTGTCGACACGAAGACCAAGCTCTCCGCCACTTCTGGTTCTCCTGTTTCGGATGTTCTGCTCTATCGCTCTATTGTTGGCGCTCTGCAGTACCTCACATAGAAACTTCCAGAGATCCAGCACACTTTCCAGCAGGTCTGTCTTCACATGCATGCTCCTTGGGACGTTAATTGGGTCGCTGTAAGGCGGATCCTACGCTATGTGCATGGCCCGGTGGACTTGGGCATCACGTTGTTTGCCTCCGCCTTCACCGAAATCACCGCCTACACCGAGGCTGCCTGGGCTGGCTGCCCCGACACAAGGTTATCCACTTCGGGTTTCTGTGTCTTCTTTGGGCTATTACTCATCTCGTGGTCGTCCAAGCGGCGGCCTACGGTCTTCCGATCAAGTGCTGAGGCTGAGTATCGTGCCATGGCGAATGTTGTCGCTGAGTGTTCCTGGCTTCGTCATCTTCCTCTTGATCTCTCGTGTCAGGTCACCAAGGAGACAGTGGTCTACTGCGACAACGTCTTGGCGGTCTACCTCTCCGCCAACCCAGTCCACATCGCCGCACCAAGCACACTGAGCTTGATATTCTTTTTGTTCGGGATCAGGTCACTCTTAGCGACGTTGGTGTTCTCCATATTCCCACAAAGCAACAATTTGCAGATATCATGACCAAAGGCTTGCGCACGACGTCTTTGCGTCAGCAACGTCGACGCTTGGactgcgtgggggggggggggggttgagtaTATATGTTATGTGCATATTGTGTATTACGCCCACCTCCTAATTCTGTACAGTTGAGGTCGTGGCCCATCATGTACATCATATATACGTGCGGTTGCACCTGATCAATACATCGTGCAATTCCATCGTCATACACCAAGCACGTACTCTACAAAAATCATAGAGGAGCGCCTCGTCACCTCATCATTTATAGTAGTAAATGCAATTCGCACTAATTATGGATTCATGGCCAAGTTGGTGACTTACATTTATAAGGATGACTTAATTAAATATTATGGATATTAATTTGTGAAAATGTCTAGTCTTTGGTACTGGCAAGCTACGATGGTCATGAAGTAAGAGAGTGAAATTTCATATCCAAGTGCAACTTCACTACTTCGTTGTACGCACCAGCTAGGACTGATGAATGAATCTAGACCACGTGACCCAGCTACCTACATGACCATTAGCATGTCTGGATGGGGCAATGTAAATATATTTTTACTAAGCAACCAATTTTCCATGTTGCCCCTTCGGCCCTAGAGAAGGCACATCACCATATGGTTCCACAACAGTATCCTTGGTCCATAATAATGGAGGTGAGCTAAAAGACAACATCGCTGCTGGTTACTGCAGCCCTCACTGCATGGATTGAACAGAGTACTAGATCACATTTACACGCCAACCGCCTGGTCGAGACCATATAGGGACCATCTCAAAAATTCAGAGACCATGCTCAAATCTCTAATAACTTAAGAGAAATTGTGAACCTCCAGCCAGCCAAAACAACTTTGGATTCTTTATTATATGGAAGTCTTATTGCTTAGATCTTTTAGTAGGACGCTGCCTCCCATCGTCATCCTGAGTCGCTATTGAAACACCAACAGGATAAGGAGCCTAGAAAGTTGTCTTGCGTGTTTCACGTATGCATTCTTCTCTTAGTAGACCTGTTGATCTAGGTTTTATGTCCGTGTGTGTTTCACATTTTTATTTGACATTTTGTTGGACATTCACATAGTCcacggaggagaaggaggcaacACCATTTCTTCAAATGGAGAAGCTAGAGGTAGTTTTTTGAACGAGCATTGCGGTAGTTTGAACCCGCTCTCGGACAGGATAATGCAACTGCTCGTCATGGTGGTGTACTCTGATGCGCCTTCAGTCCCAACCTTTCCCTCTAGTTCTTATTAACCATAAATTTGGTTAATAAAGTAAAACGAGTGACCAAATCATAGAGGACTGCCTCTTCACCTCACCATTTATAGTAGTAGAATTCAGTGCCCACTAATTTTTAATTCATGGCTGAGCTCGTGACTCAGATTTATAAATGATGACTTAATTTGATTTTTAAATGGTTACTTAAACTAGTAAAAGGTGATTAAGTTTACAGTGTTTGTATCTGGCTTGCATTcaatttgagtcacttatttgcaTTTAATTTTGGAGCATGAAAACGCATTtttttgcttctttattttcttcaaaggcattggaTACATAGTGATTCACCAAATCTTTGTCGAACTGAAAAGGAATATAACCCGTTGTTATTGCATTTCAAGAATACCCATCCGAGGTGATGCCGCGTGACAGATGTGAGTCACAACACTTTCTCTGTGTAGTCGTCGCACTGTATAAATGGCATCGGCAAGCCGGTGAGCCATTGGGCAAGAACCGAGCTCGTTCGACGTTCAGCCGAGTCCTTTCCGGCAAaccaacgacgacaactacaggATGGACCAGTACCTGCATGGCTTTGTCGGCGCTGTGCGAAGTGCTCCGCGACCAATCCATCGCTTGGCGCAACCGTTGGCGGCCGGAAATGTCAGATGCGGAAGGCACGACAAACAGTCGCCGATCTGCAACTTTTCGACCGACCGAGGCAGTAGGAAGGGGTAGGGGTCAATCCCGTGCCTGTGGTGGCCCACCGACATGATCCCGGCGGCTGATATGTCCGGAATCGTAGGAGGCAGCCCGACGGTGGTGGGAGGGGGGAAAAGCGTGGGCTGAAATGTCTCACCCGTCAACCGCTCTTGATATATACAGGGCGCCGTCCGCGCAAAGGGGAGAATCTGCGTTTTCGCGGGTTGGGGTGGCAATTTTACAACGCCACGCAAAAATATTTACGGGTCCGACGCGTTTAAGGGGTTTGATCGGACAACTTTTTCCGAACCCGTATTTTGACGATTATTTTATGGGTCGGGGCACTGTACGGggcctgctagagatgctattattcTTGTCTCTTACGTCTCTATGGTCCCTTTCCAGCAAGAAAAAAATATATCCTCTATGGTGTATACGTTGTTGTCCTTCACGGTTAACTTATTTATGCCTATCGAGGTTAACACACATGTTCCTGCAGCTAAGCGAGCGTCATTAAATCATGGCCTATTGACATTTTCAGTAAACAAATTTATATTACATACCCGCAGTTCATTAAATCTTGGCCTATTAACATTTTCAGTAAACAATATTCAGAATAAAGAAATATATACGTGTGAGTTGCCCCAGTATATTGACTCACATGAAGATTTTTTCTCAAGTTTTATCATAGATACATCCAGTGAACAAGAAACAAACTGAGTATTATTAGGGTTGGTTTGTACATAAAACCATCTCCAGTAACTAATTTCGATCAGTTTTGTGACTGAAACACGGCCGAGGCCACtgcgttttttattttgatttataTTTTATTACTTAAAGTGATTCTATGAACATACTCTCATATTCATTTGGTTTGTAGTCCAAAGCCATGTCTCCCAATTACAAGGCCACAATATGAGGGAGCACAAGTCTATAATGCTAGGTTCAAGATGCTCAAAAGAAAATACCATTGACACAAAAATATAGCCGATCCCATTATTGTGTGACGATTTGTTTCATCGCGAAACaatatatacaaattccctataacactagaaattttcatattttaaggGGCAATTTGGTGGTTATATACGCTCGTCGTGGACTAACGAGATAGCAATCAAATTTATATGTCTTCACCGACCGCCCCTCGTCCCTTAGTGATCATAGTTCTCCTAAAATATGCTAAACATGTTGGTGATGACCATTAATTTCCTGTTAGCAACATTCTGTTCGACTAGCCAGTTGATGGCCCTTCGTGTTCCTATATAACATGTAACGCCTAATTAATGTTTAGTGGAGAAAACTTTCACGGTAAAAACATGATAGCTCATATGTTCGAACGTAAATATAATCGCAAAATGTATGGTCTTAATATGAAACAATTGATATACAAGAAACAACattaaaaaatttaaaaattgtGGTGTATCACATAATATATCCATGGAACTTTTATATTAAGCCAAGGGTATAAATAGATTCATCGTGGCGACTCTTATTGGAACGAGGGAAAAAACAGAAATACATAACTAAGATGATACATTTGCTTCGATCTGGTGATGGTATCAAGATTGTTGAACAGAAAATGACAAAACGACCTTGGCCATAGAAATCATGCCCAAGAAGGCATGATTAGGCTTCAACAGACTGAATGACTTCACCATCATTACAGAAACGGGCACATGCGTTGCTGCAGAGTCCCATGTCGAAATTCATCTCTTGGCCACGGGAAACTGTTACAAAATAGTTGAGGTTATGTATGTCTAAAACACAATATTTTTTCTGCCggtaaaaacaaaaataaaactggTCAATTAAAATTACCATTGTCCATGTTGTCACAAACGGAAGTCCTGCATCCAATTGTGCAGTACTCAGTCGCATTTGGTTCACCTACAAAAGTAATTTGAACCACAAGTATGCAAATAATTAATTTTCTATTAGTAGGTAATTATCAACAAGTTGGGAAGAATAAAAATGATATCTCTTTACCGGATTCAGGGAGAAGATTCAGCTTAGGATAGTCCCTAGGACATGTTGGGCTGCTTATGATTTTACAACCACAAGCAGTTGCGCAGACTGGTCGGGAACCACCGGCGAAACGGCAGGCGTTGTAGCAGTTTCTGCCCGTCGTGTTCTTGCAGCAACTCTTGCCTTCTACTTGGACCTGCTCCAGAACTAAACCCAATATGAGAACACAAATAACCACGCTCTTAATACTCTTGTTGGTTGC
This genomic stretch from Hordeum vulgare subsp. vulgare chromosome 6H, MorexV3_pseudomolecules_assembly, whole genome shotgun sequence harbors:
- the LOC123403447 gene encoding thionin BTH7-like, with protein sequence MATNKSIKSVVICVLILGLVLEQVQVEGKSCCKNTTGRNCYNACRFAGGSRPVCATACGCKIISSPTCPRDYPKLNLLPESGEPNATEYCTIGCRTSVCDNMDNVSRGQEMNFDMGLCSNACARFCNDGEVIQSVEA